aatttACTGATTCTCCTTCTTGGACAATCAGTTTTGATAATAATACATCATTTTCTTTagtatttaattttttacagtaTCTGATACTTCTCCATTTGATGTTAATACAGATTTTagtttttcttcatgttCTCGTTCACGTTGTGCTCGTTCTAGTTCAAGCTGTGCTTGTTCTCGTTCTTTCCTTAGCCTTTCTTGTagtgcttcttcctcttctcgTCGTTTTATTATATCGTCCTTCAGATTcgttaaatataaatatgaaacattTAAATCCCGCTTCTTATCAGggcaaatattttcaaagtgCAAATTAGAACTTTCAGTTAATTTGTTaagatataatattttctcaATTAATTCTACATCTTTAAGCTCATACTTTTTTAgatcattatattttttaatcataaGACCAAATGTATAACATACACCATTTACCCCATTTTCATGAGATGATTTAAGTTTATAATGAAGATCATACAATTCATATAAGATTGTCATtccattatatattttatcatctAAGCGTTTTATATCTACATCACATGCAAAACTAGCATCATATCTACCACTATCGCTTATATAGTATTCCACTTCACAAATTTCTTGAAAAAATCGTagattaaattattattatacatatgaTTTCT
The Plasmodium cynomolgi strain B DNA, scaffold: 1063, whole genome shotgun sequence genome window above contains:
- a CDS encoding hypothetical protein (putative), producing the protein MTILYELYDLHYKLKSSHENGVNGVCYTFGLMIKKYNDLKKYELKDVELIEKILYLNKLTESSNLHFENICPDKKRDLNVSYLYLTNLKDDIIKRREEEEALQERLRKEREQAQLELERAQQNDVLLSKLIVQEGESVNSIFSTEQEYLKKYILTDMGKPLIVGQKKDFEQSKAKNNLLENHQVSEVYTPGLIGSFQNTISEIKRDIEPAP